Proteins encoded in a region of the Zea mays cultivar B73 chromosome 2, Zm-B73-REFERENCE-NAM-5.0, whole genome shotgun sequence genome:
- the LOC103647445 gene encoding glutamate receptor 2.9 — protein sequence MIAGAAAAGQLLVVAGGARSSGSAALPSRPLALLLLLLLLLLCLVGAEQAAPTPGAAGERRRVDVDVGVILDRTTWLGNISWACMELALQDFYADDDDAGYSTRVRLHLRDAPAGPSAVDAASAGVDLLKNVHVQAIVGPQTSTQAKFLAELGNKASVPIISFSANSPSRSPSQTPYFIRTAWNDSCQAEAIASLVQNYNWREVIPIIEDDDSNARFIPDLVDALGHVDTRVPYRCKIHPSAGEDEIKRAISGLKENWTSVFVVRMSYQLALKFFQLAKDEGMMGQGYVWITAYGLTDIFNVVGYPALEVMEGVVGIEPYVPETVKLNKFRRRWREKYRSENPGTSINEPITSGLYAYDTVWAIALAAEQAGFVNSDFVLSETNNGSTDFDKISAYKAAEKFRGAFLKVNFTGISGQFVIQDMQFQLVSTTYKIINIAGREKRAVGVWTPGLNMSKILEKKDGISTIIWPGGSENTPRGWLLPANKELKVGVPVKPGFGSFIRSEDGIPKGFCIDVFEEVISNLTYKVPKHYVEFGNGEGESNGTYDELVYKVYLKEFDAVVGDITILANRSLYVDYTLPYTESGVRMLVPVRDQRQKTAWTFLEPLTADLWFGTGSFVVFTGFIVWFIEHRTNQEFRGPPASQIGSVFYFSFSTLVFAHRERIVNNLSRIAVVVWLFVVLILQQSYTASLSSILTVEQLQPTVTNLDEVIRRGDYVGYLNDSFMPNLLKRLKINETKMRAFSSPEEYNDALSTGKVAVIVDEIPYLKVFLAKYCHNYTMVGPTYKFDGFGYAFPRGSPLTPEISRGILELASNGRMDELEKKLYGDTSCPDKDDSQTSSSLTLHSFLGLFIITGASSLLALILHVIITLYDHRSNWINGSGQISWRELLAILVKIFHERDSANTPDEEVPGMEDIDPATAESPWSMSNHVIENVDSDTDTGSTPEGEGTPGREVANQGPGPLSFAYMHSEGAME from the exons ATGATAGCGGGAGCGGCGGCTGCAGGTCAGCTGCTGGTCGTAGCGGGGGGCGCGCGCTCGTCTGGTTCCGCGGCGCTCCCGTCTCGTCCTCTcgctctcctcctcctcctcctcctcctcctcctctgccTCGTCGGCGCCGAGCAGGCGGCCCCTACACCCGGTGCCGCCGGAGAGAGGCGGCGCGTGGACGTGGACGTGGGTGTGATCTTGGACCGCACGACATGGCTAGGGAACATCAGCTGGGCGTGCATGGAGCTGGCCCTCCAGGACTTCTacgccgacgacgacgacgccggctACAGCACCCGGGTCAGGCTGCACCTCAGGGACGCCCCGGCCGGGCCCAGCGCCGTCGACGCCGCGTCCGCAG GTGTTGATCTACTGAAAAATGTCCATGTGCAAGCAATCGTCGGGCCACAGACATCTACTCAAGCTAAATTTCTTGCAGAGCTTGGGAACAAGGCATCAGTTCCAATCATTTCCTTTTCTGCAAACAGCCCATCCCGTTCACCCAGCCAGACCCCATATTTCATCAGGACGGCATGGAACGACTCCTGCCAAGCTGAAGCTATTGCTTCACTTGTCCAGAACTACAATTGGAGGGAGGTCATCCCTATCATCGAGGACGATGATTCCAACGCAAGGTTCATCCCTGACCTCGTTGATGCCCTGGGACATGTTGATACTCGTGTTCCGTACAGGTGCAAGATCCATCCTTCAGCTGGAGAGGATGAGATAAAGCGTGCTATATCAGGCCTAAAAGAAAATTGGACAAGTGTCTTTGTTGTGCGCATGTCATATCAGTTAGCCCTTAAGTTTTTCCAGCTTGCTAAGGATGAGGGAATGATGGGCCAGGGCTATGTCTGGATTACGGCATATGGTCTGACAGATATCTTCAATGTAGTTGGTTATCCTGCACTTGAAGTGATGGAAGGTGTAGTTGGGATCGAGCCTTATGTTCCAGAAACTGTGAAACTAAACAAATTTAGACGGAGATGGCGTGAGAAATATAGGTCGGAAAATCCTGGTACATCAATTAATGAGCCTATAACGTCTGGTCTATATGCATATGATACAGTATGGGCAATAGCATTAGCAGCAGAGCAGGCCGGATTTGTTAATTCAGACTTTGTGCTGTCCGAAACAAACAACGGGTCCACTGATTTCGACAAAATAAGTGCTTATAAGGCTGCTGAAAAATTTCGTGGTGCATTCTTGAAGGTTAATTTCACAGGCATTAGTGGGCAATTTGTCATTCAGGATATGCAGTTCCAGTTAGTATCAACAACTTACAAAATTATCAATATAGCTGGTCGGGAGAAGAGAGCAGTCGGTGTTTGGACTCCAGGATTGAACATGTCCAAAATTCTAGAAAAGAAAGATGGTATCAGTACTATCATATGGCCAGGAGGCAGTGAAAACACACCTAGAGGATGGCTTTTGCCAGCAAATAAAGAACTCAAAGTAGGAGTACCTGTGAAACCTGGGTTTGGCAGTTTTATAAGATCTGAAGATGGTATCCCGAAGGGGTTCTGCATTGATGTATTTGAGGAAGTTATCAGTAATCTGACTTACAAAGTTCCCAAGCACTATGTGGAGTTTGGAAATGGAGAAGGAGAAAGTAATGGGACTTATGATGAACTCGTGTACaaagtttatcttaag GAATTTGATGCGGTAGTAGGTGACATAACAATTTTGGCCAACCGTTCTCTATATGTGGACTACACTCTTCCTTATACTGAGTCAGGGGTACGCATGCTGGTTCCAGTTCGGGACCAGAGACAGAAGACTGCATGGACATTCCTAGAACCTTTAACAGCTGATCTATGGTTTGGAACTGGATCCTTCGTTGTCTTCACAGGTTTTATAGTTTGGTTTATCGAGCACAGAACGAATCAGGAATTCAGAGGACCGCCAGCCAGTCAAATTGGATCAGTCTTCTACTTCTCCTTCTCAACACTTGTATTTGCTCATAGGGAGAGGATTGTGAACAATTTATCAAGAATTGCAGTAGTTGTTTGGCTTTTTGTGGTTCTAATATTGCAGCAGAGTTATACCGCAAGCTTAAGCTCAATTCTCACGGTAGAACAGCTCCAACCAACAGTCACCAATTTAGATGAAGTTATCAGACGAGGGGATTATGTTGGCTACCTCAATGATTCTTTCATGCCTAACCTTTTGAAAAGGTTGAAAATTAACGAAACAAAAATGAGGGCCTTCAGCTCTCCTGAGGAGTACAATGACGCCCTATCAACCGGAAAAGTTGCCGTCATTGTTGATGAAATACCATACCTCAAAGTGTTTCTTGCGAAGTATTGCCACAACTACACTATGGTTGGGCCAACTTACAAATTTGATGGATTTGGTTAC GCGTTCCCTCGAGGCTCTCCACTTACACCTGAAATTTCAAGGGGAATACTGGAACTAGCATCAAATGGCAGAATGGATGAACTGGAGAAAAAGTTGTATGGTGATACATCGTGCCCAGACAAAGATGACTCCCAAACTTCTAGCAGCCTTACGTTGCATAGCTTTCTTGGGTTGTTTATCATCACTGGGGCATCTTCTTTACTGGCTTTAATTTTGCATGTCATTATAACCCTTTATGATCATCGGAGCAATTGGATCAATGGCAGTGGTCAGATATCATGGCGTGAATTGCTTGCTATTCTCGTCAAGATCTTTCATGAGCGTGATAGCGCTAATACTCCAGATGAAGAGGTGCCTGGAATGGAAGATATAGATCCTGCTACAGCCGAGAGTCCATGGAGCATGTCTAATCACGTCATCGAGAACGTTGATTCAGACACTGATACCGGAAGCACACCagaaggagaaggaactccaggcAGGGAAGTTGCGAATCAGGGTCCTGGTCCACTATCATTTGCATACATGCATTCTGAGGGGGCAATGGAGTAA